One Methanolobus sp. WCC4 DNA segment encodes these proteins:
- a CDS encoding succinate dehydrogenase/fumarate reductase iron-sulfur subunit → MVKLTIRRQDENAIWYDTFDVEERPGMTVLEALFRIQEKQDGSLCFRYSCRGAVCGSCAMLINRKPGLACRTQLSDARTEVVSESEKEDVLLKHSNKDEDKYEILVEPLPNLKVIRDLIVDMDHFFRLVDSIEPWIAAPEDAGGQQTLMEPALQMQIEKYTNCILCATCHGSCPAAERDGEYLGPAALAKAWRFFLDPRNGEEGAEKIVSGVDSEKGVWGCDVVYRCVAVCPKKVPPTSAILKFRDELK, encoded by the coding sequence ATGGTCAAGCTCACTATAAGGAGGCAGGATGAGAATGCCATATGGTATGATACTTTCGATGTCGAGGAAAGGCCGGGAATGACGGTACTTGAGGCATTGTTCCGGATACAGGAAAAGCAGGATGGCAGTCTCTGCTTCAGGTATTCCTGCAGAGGTGCGGTCTGTGGAAGTTGTGCTATGCTCATCAACAGGAAACCCGGACTTGCGTGCAGGACACAGTTGTCGGATGCCAGGACCGAAGTCGTCAGTGAATCCGAAAAGGAGGATGTCCTCCTTAAACACAGCAATAAGGACGAGGACAAATATGAGATCCTTGTGGAGCCACTTCCCAATCTGAAAGTTATAAGGGACCTCATAGTTGATATGGACCATTTCTTCAGACTTGTTGACTCCATCGAACCCTGGATCGCTGCTCCTGAGGATGCAGGCGGTCAGCAGACACTGATGGAACCGGCATTGCAGATGCAGATAGAGAAGTACACTAACTGCATATTGTGTGCCACATGTCATGGAAGTTGTCCTGCGGCTGAAAGGGACGGGGAATATCTCGGACCTGCTGCACTGGCAAAGGCATGGCGTTTCTTCCTTGACCCTCGTAATGGTGAGGAAGGCGCTGAGAAGATCGTTTCCGGAGTTGATTCCGAAAAAGGTGTATGGGGCTGTGATGTTGTTTACAGATGTGTGGCCGTCTGTCCGAAGAAAGTCCCGCCAACCTCTGCTATCCTTAAATTCAGGGATGAGCTGAAATAA